Proteins from a genomic interval of Lolium perenne isolate Kyuss_39 chromosome 1, Kyuss_2.0, whole genome shotgun sequence:
- the LOC127317867 gene encoding uncharacterized protein: MAGKMDQTMIIVSGIVGSLGVLSAILGFSAEGTKLTVSDLLSAYGVCYYPPNPALALGVCAAIFLIIAQVVFAVGGGCCGCCKSRAMPSETSRIIGLVCAIVSWISAVIAFALFVRGAASNATGERDATILGLCYVLKDGIFAGAAVLTLAATALALTSYILLRRQPDAAAGAKAQLPVSAAGISMGQPQFPQQSPPQGYGQAPPPNYPQYSPPAQGTYGQAPNGQFPPPAQGYGGHAPNQQFPPPAQGYGGHAPNQQFPPPAQVYGGHAPNQQFSSPPPAQGYGAHAPNQQYPPPAHGYAPNQQYPPSSPPPTHGYAPAHQPNQQAPLAQGYEQVQEGPEVAAEVAEGETDGGAWTSEPV, encoded by the exons ATGGCCGGGAAAATGGATCAGACGATGATCATCGTGTCAGGGATCGTCGGTTCTCTGGGGGTGCTGAGCGCCATTCTGGGGTTCTCCGCTGAGGGCACAAAGCTTACT GTTTCGGACTTGCTGTCGGCCTATGGGGTGTGCTATTACCCTCCGAATCCGGCCCTGGCGCTTGGGGTCTGCGCGGCCATCTTCCTGATAATTGCCCAAGTCGTCTTCGCCGTCGGCGGCGGCTGCTGTGGCTGCTGCAAGTCCCGCGCCATGCCCTCCGAGACCAGCCGGATCATCGGCCTTGTCTGCGCCATCGTCTCATG GATCTCGGCGGTGATCGCGTTCGCGCTGTTCGTTCGGGGCGCGGCGTCGAACGCAACCGGGGAGCGGGACGCGACGATACTCGGGCTGTGCTACGTCCTCAAGGACGGCATCTTCGCCGGTGCGGCGGTGCTCACGCTCGCCGCCACAGCCCTCGCGCTCACCTCCTACATCCTGCTCCGCAGGCAGCCGGACGCCGCCGCCGGGGCGAAGGCACAGCTGCCGGTGAGCGCGGCCGGGATCTCGATGGGGCAGCCGCAGTTCCCGCAGCAGTCTCCTCCCCAGGGGTACGGACAGGCGCCGCCGCCGAACTACCCACAGTACTCACCGCCGGCCCAGGGTACGTACGGGCAGGCGCCCAACGGGCAGTTCCCTCCTCCTGCACAAGGCTATGGAGGACACGCGCCGAACCAGCAGTTCCCTCCTCCTGCACAAGGCTATGGGGGACACGCGCCGAACCAGCAGTTCCCTCCTCCTGCTCAGGTCTACGGAGGACACGCGCCAAACCAACAGTTctcttcgcctcctcctgctcaAGGCTATGGAGCGCACGCGCCAAACCAGCAGTACCCTCCACCTGCTCATGGCTACGCGCCGAACCAGCAGTAccctccttcttctcctcctcctactcATGGCTATGCACCGGCGCACCAGCCGAACCAGCAGGCCCCGCTTGCTCAAGGGTATGAGCAGGTGCAGGAAGGACCCGAGGTCGCTGCTGAAGTTGCCGAGGGTGAGACTGATGGCGGTGCCTGGACATCGGAGCCTGTGTAG